The following proteins are co-located in the Bombus pascuorum chromosome 3, iyBomPasc1.1, whole genome shotgun sequence genome:
- the LOC132905365 gene encoding ras-related protein Rab-37 isoform X2, producing MNTMEEKLRSVTKRASRHGPRGTGPVASDWSTSSGSAGGARGPAPATPSTSQAGGSTFNRPQETTGPTRRQSSRDSIDSTCQQAPPEHGELLFKVMLLGDSGVGKTCLLTRFRDGRFLSGNYITTVGIDFRNKVVVVDDTSIKLQIWDTAGQERFRSVTHAYYRDAHALLLLYDVTNKTSYDNIRAWLSEIREHANEDVVIMLLGNKSDCGTERVVKREDGERLAQEYKVPFMETSAKTGLNVELAFLAVARDLKARKSNDPDDTKFNVQDYVRQQSQRNSCFNSNCLTT from the exons ATGAACACCATGGAGGAGAAGCTGCGTAGCGTGACGAAACGCGCCAGCAGACACGGTCCGCGTGGAACGGGGCCAGTTGCCTCCGATTGGTCGACCAGCTCTGGGTCCGCTGGTGGAGCCAGGGGCCCGGCCCCAGCTACTCCTTCCACCTCTCAGGCTGGCGGTTCTACGTTCAACCGGCCCCAGGAGACGACGGGTCCGACTAGGCGGCAGTCCTCGCGCGACAGCATCGACTCGACCTGCCAACAGGCCCCACCCGAACACGGCGAGCTCCTTTTCAAG GTGATGCTACTTGGTGACAGTGGTGTCGGGAAAACCTGCCTCCTAACACGATTTAGAGACGGCAGATTCCTGTCTGGCAACTATATAACCACCGTGGGCATTGATTTTAGG AATAAAGTAGTCGTCGTCGACGATACGTCTATCAAACTTCAAATATGGGACACGGCCGGGCAAGAAAGATTTCGAAGCGTGACGCATGCTTATTACAGAGACGCTCATG CTCTTTTATTGCTGTACGACGTGACGAATAAGACGAGTTACGACAACATCAGAGCCTGGCTGAGCGAAATCCGGGAACACGCGAACGAGGACGTGGTCATCATGTTGTTGG gCAACAAGTCTGACTGTGGAACGGAACGAGTAGTGAAGAGGGAAGACGGAGAACGATTGGCACAAGAGTACAAAGTTCCCTTTATGGAAACCTCAGCTAAAACTGGCCTGAACGTCGAATTGGCCTTCTTGGCCGTTGCTAG AGACCTAAAGGCGAGGAAGAGCAACGACCCGGACGACACGAAATTCAATGTACAAGACTATGTTCGTCAGCAGTCGCAACGTAATTCCTGCTTCAATTCCAATTGCCTGACTACCTGA